One Podarcis raffonei isolate rPodRaf1 chromosome 18, rPodRaf1.pri, whole genome shotgun sequence genomic window carries:
- the LOC128405858 gene encoding kallikrein-8-like — MSPSIPMCSFLPLLLSFPQLLSKVRLNENIGILPLPTSSSDLSERTACSVAGWSPNQEDCPYVLYEANASIFDRRKCQKFYPQIDDGKICAGHQSQLFRQGEMGDPLVCNGVAHGILSYSNPCPPAVYTRIAQYLPWIKKTMAK, encoded by the exons ATGTCTCCTTCCATCCCCAT GTGCTCATTTTTGCCTcttctcctctcttttccccagcTGCTGTCAAAGGTTCGTCTGAATGAAAACATTGGCATCCTGCCATTGCCAACATCTAGCAGCGACCTCTCTGAGCGGACAGCCTGCAGTGTGGCCGGCTGGAGCCCGAATCAGGAAGATTGCCCATATGTGCTCTATGAGGCCAACGCCAGCATCTTCGACCGACGCAAGTGCCAGAAGTTCTATCCCCAGATCGACGATGGAAAGATCTGTGCAGGCCATCAGTCTCAGTTATTTAGGCAG gggGAGATGGGTGATCCTTTGGTGTGCAATGGCGTAGCGCATGGAATCCTCTCCTACAGCAACCCCTGCCCTCCTGCCGTTTACACCCGCATCGCCCAGTACCTTCCTTGGATCAAGAAAACCATGGCCAAGTGA
- the LOC128405538 gene encoding granzyme B(G,H)-like — MWRLRQVLLLLLSFSFAQTDPLRRQNRCPNGASPHSRPYMAALLDSQNRYICGGFLVGHQWVMTSARCGSVDMVVLGAHDLKHDGETYRVDERYPDKDYTIKNNTFSNDILLLKVPHPKPFSHSASTPEGPDPEGRRS, encoded by the exons ATGTGGAGACTCCGCCAGGTTCTTCTGCTACTGCTGTCCTTCTCCTTCGCCCAAACAG ATCCACTGCGGAGGCAGAATCGTTGCCCGAATGGAGCCAGTCCTCACTCCAGACCCTACATGGCTGCCTTGCTGGATTCCCAGAACCGTTACATCTGTGGCGGATTCCTCGTGGGACATCAGTGGGTCATGACTTCTGCACGCTGCGGAAG TGTTGATATGGTTGTCCTGGGAGCACATGACCTCAAACATGACGGAGAAACCTACAGAGTGGACGAACGCTACCCGGACAAAGATTATACGATTAAGAACAACACCTTTTCAAATGATATTCTTCTGCTCAAGGTACCACACCCCAAGCCTTTTTCTCACTCTGCAAGCACCCCCGAGGGCCCCGATCCTGAAGGCAGAAGGAGCTAA
- the LOC128405536 gene encoding mast cell protease 8-like, whose product MWRLCQVLLLLILSFSSAQTDPLRSQIVGGHEAKPHSRPYMAYLEDPEGYICGGFLVAPQWVMTAAHCNRTYRVILGAHNTRLNETSQQVFTVKGNYEHPYYYIDKKSASNDIRLLKLDSKATLNGYVQILRLPQSERDLSHGTPCSVAGWGLVCKDWAPDTLFETNVAIYDHRQCRDLYPNLDDEQVCAGRPGEPANSSMGDSGGPLVCNGVAEGIVSYGNPCPPAVYTRVGHYLPWIKKTMKL is encoded by the exons ATGTGGAGACTCTGCCAGGTTCTTCTGCTACTGATCCTGTCGTTCTCCTCGGCCCAAACAG ATCCATTGCGGAGTCAGATTGTTGGGGGGCACGAAGCCAAGCCCCACTCCAGACCCTACATGGCTTACTTAGAGGATCCTGAAGGCTATATCTGTGGCGGATTCCTGGTGGCGCCCCAGTGGGTAATGACGGCTGCGCACTGCAATCG CACCTATAGAGTCATCTTGGGGGCACATAACACCCGCCTTAATGAAACCTCTCAGCAAGTATTCACCGTTAAGGGTAACTACGAACACCCTTATTATTATATCGACAAGAAGAGCGCCTCAAACGATATCCGTCTGCTCAAG CTGGATTCCAAGGCTACTCTGAATGGATATGTCCAGATCCTGCGCTTGCCCCAATCCGAACGTGACCTCTCCCATGGGACCCCCTGCAGCGTGGCAGGATGGGGCCTCGTTTGCAAAGACTGGGCACCAGACACCCTCTTTGAGACCAATGTTGCCATCTATGACCATAGGCAGTGCAGAGATTTGTATCCTAATCTTGATGATGAGCAGGTCTGTGCTGGGAGACCCGGCGAGCCTGCGAATTCTTCCATG GGCGATTCGGGTGGCCCCTTGGTGTGCAATGGCGTGGCAGAAGGAATCGTCTCGTATGGCAATCCCTGCCCTCCAGCAGTTTACACTCGCGTTGGCCATTACCTTCCATGGATCAAGAAAACCATGAAATTGTGA
- the LOC128405857 gene encoding granzyme B(G,H)-like produces the protein MWRLRQVLLLLLSFSFAQTDPLRRQNRCPNGAIPHSRPYMAALLDSQNRYICGGFLMGQQWVMTSARCGSVDMVVLGAHDLKHDGETYRVDERYPDKDYTIKNNTFSNDILLLKVPHPKPFSHSASTPEGPDPEGRRS, from the exons ATGTGGAGACTCCGCCAGGTTCTTCTGCTACTGCTGTCCTTCTCCTTCGCCCAAACAG ATCCACTGCGGAGGCAGAATCGTTGCCCGAATGGAGCCATTCCTCACTCCAGACCCTACATGGCTGCCTTGCTGGATTCCCAGAACCGTTACATCTGTGGCGGATTCCTCATGGGACAACAGTGGGTCATGACTTCTGCACGCTGCGGAAG TGTTGATATGGTTGTCCTGGGAGCACATGACCTCAAACATGACGGAGAAACCTACAGAGTGGACGAACGCTACCCGGACAAAGATTATACGATTAAGAACAACACCTTTTCAAATGATATTCTTCTGCTCAAGGTACCACACCCCAAGCCTTTTTCTCACTCTGCAAGCACCCCCGAGGGCCCCGATCCTGAAGGCAGAAGGAGCTAA